The Mycolicibacterium boenickei genome has a segment encoding these proteins:
- a CDS encoding MCE family protein, translating into MSIKGTILKLGIFSLVLLTFTAIIFVVFGQIRFNRTSEYSAIFKNVSGLRTGQFVRASGVEVGKVSGVKLVNGGQQAEVTFNVEKSLPLFDQTTAAIRYQDLIGNRYLELKRGESNTKIEPGSTIPLERTEPALDLDALVGGFRPLFQSLSPEKVNTISKSIITIFQGQGGTINDILDQTAQLTQSIADRDQAIGEVIKNLNIVLDTTVAHQQQFDDTLKNFETLITGLKNRADPIGSSVANISNAAGSLADLLSDNRPLLKDTVGYLEVIQQPLIDQKQQLNDILVQFPQALKIIGRAGGIYGDFFNFYACDLSLKLNGLQPGGPVRTVKLSSQPSGRCTPR; encoded by the coding sequence ATGAGTATCAAGGGCACGATTCTCAAGCTCGGCATCTTTTCACTGGTGCTGCTCACCTTCACTGCGATCATCTTCGTGGTCTTCGGTCAGATCCGGTTCAACCGGACCTCCGAGTACTCGGCGATCTTCAAGAACGTCAGCGGTCTGCGCACCGGGCAGTTCGTCCGTGCCTCCGGCGTCGAGGTCGGCAAGGTCTCGGGCGTCAAGCTGGTCAACGGCGGCCAGCAGGCCGAGGTCACGTTCAACGTCGAGAAGTCGCTGCCGTTGTTCGACCAGACCACTGCCGCGATCCGGTACCAGGACCTGATCGGTAACCGCTACCTCGAGCTCAAGCGGGGTGAGAGCAACACGAAGATCGAGCCGGGCAGCACCATTCCGCTGGAACGCACGGAGCCCGCGCTCGACCTCGACGCACTCGTCGGCGGATTCCGGCCGCTGTTCCAGTCGCTGAGCCCGGAGAAGGTCAACACCATCTCCAAGTCGATCATCACGATCTTCCAGGGCCAGGGCGGCACCATCAACGACATCCTGGACCAGACGGCGCAGCTCACCCAGAGCATCGCCGATCGGGATCAGGCCATCGGTGAGGTGATCAAGAACCTCAACATCGTCCTGGACACCACCGTCGCGCATCAGCAGCAGTTCGATGACACCCTCAAGAACTTCGAGACGCTGATCACCGGGCTGAAGAACCGGGCCGATCCGATCGGATCCTCGGTGGCCAACATCAGCAACGCGGCCGGCTCGCTGGCGGATCTGCTGTCCGACAACCGGCCGCTGCTCAAGGACACCGTGGGCTATCTCGAGGTCATCCAGCAGCCGCTGATCGACCAGAAGCAGCAGCTCAACGACATCCTGGTGCAGTTCCCTCAAGCGTTGAAGATCATCGGGCGTGCCGGTGGCATCTACGGTGACTTCTTCAACTTCTACGCCTGCGACCTCTCGTTGAAGCTCAACGGGTTGCAGCCAGGTGGCCCTGTCCGAACCGTCAAACTCAGTTCACAGCCGTCGGGTAGGTGCACGCCGAGATGA
- a CDS encoding MCE family protein: MRTLQGSDRFRKGLMGVVVVALVIGVGSTLTSVPMLFAVPTYYGQFSDTGGLNLGDKVRIAGMDVGTVKSMDINGDKVEIGYTLGGKTIGTESRAAIRTDTILGRKNIEIQPRGSQTLPPRGMLPLGQTTTPYQIYDAFLDVTRNASGWDTNSVKESLNVLSETVDQTSPHLSAALDGVAKFSETIGKRDEDVKKLLANANKIATVLGDRSTQVNQLLVNAQTLLAAVNERGQAVSMLLERVSTVSREVEGLINDNPNLNHVLEQLRTVSDLLVERKQDLADTLTVAGKFITSLAEALASGPYFKVMLVNLIPPQILQPFVDSAFKKRGIDPEEFWRNAGLPSARFPDPNGKRFENGAPPPAPTPLEGTPEHPGPAVPPGSPCSYTPTAAGIPSPGNPMPCAAATQGPFGGPEYGPPDLATSAPNPDGIAHSPGVPSAAIPGEMPPDQPGAPVELAPGPPGARTVPIAPIPVAPGPLPGYAPHPGPVNAPPAPPGPGPDAGPVGTPPLPGNPPFLPPGSQG, translated from the coding sequence ATGAGGACACTGCAAGGTTCCGACCGCTTCCGCAAAGGCCTGATGGGCGTTGTGGTGGTGGCACTGGTGATCGGCGTCGGTTCGACGCTGACGAGTGTGCCGATGCTGTTCGCGGTTCCCACGTACTACGGCCAGTTCTCCGATACCGGAGGCCTGAACCTGGGTGACAAGGTGCGCATCGCCGGTATGGATGTCGGCACCGTCAAGAGCATGGACATCAACGGCGACAAGGTCGAGATCGGCTACACCCTGGGTGGCAAGACGATCGGCACCGAGAGCCGTGCGGCGATCCGGACCGACACGATCCTGGGTCGCAAGAACATCGAGATCCAGCCGCGCGGCAGCCAGACGCTGCCCCCGCGCGGGATGCTGCCGCTGGGGCAGACGACGACGCCGTATCAGATCTACGACGCGTTCCTCGATGTCACGCGCAACGCGTCGGGTTGGGACACGAACTCGGTCAAGGAATCGCTGAACGTGTTGTCGGAGACGGTCGATCAGACCTCGCCGCACCTGAGCGCCGCGCTGGACGGCGTGGCCAAGTTCTCCGAGACCATCGGCAAGCGCGACGAGGACGTCAAGAAGCTGCTGGCCAATGCCAACAAGATCGCCACGGTGCTCGGTGACCGCAGCACGCAGGTCAACCAGCTGCTGGTGAACGCCCAGACCCTGCTGGCCGCGGTCAACGAGCGTGGCCAGGCCGTCAGCATGTTGCTGGAGCGGGTGTCGACGGTGTCGCGTGAGGTCGAGGGCCTGATCAACGACAACCCGAACCTGAACCACGTGCTGGAGCAGTTGCGCACCGTCAGCGACCTGCTCGTCGAGCGCAAGCAGGATCTGGCCGACACCCTCACTGTCGCAGGCAAGTTCATCACCTCGCTGGCAGAGGCGCTGGCCTCGGGCCCGTACTTCAAGGTGATGCTCGTCAACCTGATCCCGCCGCAGATCCTGCAGCCCTTCGTCGATTCCGCGTTCAAGAAGCGCGGCATCGATCCCGAGGAGTTCTGGCGTAACGCCGGTCTGCCGTCGGCCCGCTTCCCCGATCCCAACGGCAAGCGCTTCGAGAACGGCGCTCCGCCGCCGGCCCCGACGCCGCTGGAAGGCACCCCGGAGCACCCGGGACCTGCCGTCCCGCCCGGATCGCCGTGCTCGTACACGCCGACCGCGGCCGGGATCCCGTCGCCGGGCAACCCGATGCCGTGCGCGGCCGCCACCCAGGGTCCGTTCGGTGGCCCGGAGTACGGTCCGCCGGACCTGGCGACCTCGGCACCGAATCCTGACGGCATCGCGCATTCGCCGGGTGTGCCCAGCGCGGCCATCCCCGGCGAGATGCCGCCGGATCAGCCGGGTGCACCGGTCGAGCTGGCGCCCGGTCCGCCGGGAGCCCGCACCGTTCCGATCGCCCCGATCCCGGTGGCGCCGGGACCCCTGCCGGGCTACGCGCCGCACCCGGGACCGGTGAACGCTCCTCCGGCACCGCCGGGACCGGGGCCGGATGCCGGGCCGGTGGGCACGCCGCCGCTACCAGGTAATCCGCCGTTCCTTCCGCCCGGGTCGCAGGGATAG
- a CDS encoding virulence factor Mce family protein: protein MSTVFNVRNIKLPKASRAAVIVGALALAAALVLGYFGINLYKKMTTTTVTAYFPEVLALYPGDKVLIMGVKVGAIDSIETDGDKMKVVFHVNNKYKVPENVTASVLNPSLVASRVIQLSPPYTGGPRLQNNAVIPIENTQIPVEYDELRNQITRLLDELGPTAAQPKGPFGDIIDSFADGFQGKGDQLNRTLNGLSEALTTLNQGRGDFFQVVKSLALFVNALHKSDQQFVALNNDLAQFTNSFTNTDQELATALQDLNKVLKTTRDFLDKNGGVLTHDINNLSEATTAILQPEPRNGLETGLHAYPNLAANVLNIVSPNQGGIVGLPVLPGLTNFSNPLQFVCSSIQAGSRLGYQDSAELCAQYLAPILDAIKFNFLPFGQNLANTAMTLPKQISYSDPRLQPPGGYKDTTVPGIWSRDTLFSHGNHEPGWTVAPGMQGVQVQPATQQMLTPESLSELMGGPDIVAPPAPPAFGAPPGGNLPGPPNSYDERNPLPPPWYPQPGPPPAPAPGVIPGDPMSGPAPAAPAPGPAPAGPALPAEVGGQP from the coding sequence ATGTCAACCGTATTTAACGTTCGAAACATCAAGTTGCCCAAGGCTTCCCGGGCAGCTGTCATCGTCGGTGCGCTGGCGTTGGCAGCAGCCCTGGTGCTGGGTTACTTCGGCATCAACCTGTACAAGAAGATGACCACCACCACGGTCACCGCGTACTTCCCCGAGGTGCTCGCGCTGTACCCCGGTGACAAGGTCCTCATCATGGGCGTCAAGGTCGGTGCGATCGACAGCATCGAGACCGACGGCGACAAGATGAAGGTCGTCTTCCACGTCAACAACAAGTACAAGGTGCCCGAGAACGTCACGGCGTCTGTGCTGAACCCGAGCCTGGTGGCGTCGCGCGTCATCCAGCTGTCCCCGCCCTACACGGGTGGGCCGCGGTTGCAGAACAACGCGGTGATCCCGATCGAGAACACCCAGATCCCGGTCGAGTACGACGAGTTGCGCAACCAGATCACCCGTCTGCTCGACGAACTGGGCCCGACCGCCGCCCAGCCCAAGGGCCCGTTCGGCGACATCATCGACTCCTTCGCCGACGGCTTCCAGGGCAAGGGTGACCAGCTCAACCGCACCCTCAACGGGTTGTCGGAGGCGCTGACCACGCTCAACCAAGGCCGCGGCGACTTCTTCCAGGTGGTCAAGAGCCTGGCGTTGTTCGTCAATGCCCTGCACAAGAGCGATCAGCAGTTCGTGGCGCTCAACAACGACCTGGCGCAGTTCACCAACTCGTTCACCAACACCGACCAGGAGCTGGCAACGGCCCTGCAGGATCTCAACAAGGTGCTCAAGACCACCCGCGATTTCCTGGACAAGAACGGTGGCGTGCTCACGCACGACATCAACAACTTGTCGGAGGCGACGACGGCGATCCTGCAGCCGGAACCGCGCAATGGTCTGGAGACGGGTCTGCACGCCTACCCGAACCTGGCCGCCAACGTGCTCAACATCGTCTCGCCCAACCAGGGTGGCATCGTGGGTCTGCCGGTTCTGCCGGGTCTGACCAACTTCTCCAACCCGCTGCAGTTCGTCTGCAGCTCGATCCAGGCGGGTAGCCGGTTGGGCTACCAGGATTCGGCCGAACTGTGTGCGCAGTACCTGGCGCCGATCCTGGACGCGATCAAGTTCAACTTCCTGCCGTTCGGCCAGAACCTGGCCAACACCGCGATGACGCTGCCGAAGCAGATCTCCTACTCGGATCCGCGCCTGCAGCCGCCCGGCGGCTACAAGGACACCACCGTGCCGGGCATCTGGTCGCGGGACACCTTGTTCTCGCACGGCAACCACGAGCCGGGCTGGACCGTGGCGCCGGGTATGCAGGGTGTGCAGGTGCAGCCGGCCACTCAGCAGATGCTGACGCCGGAGTCGTTGTCCGAGTTGATGGGTGGCCCGGACATCGTGGCCCCGCCGGCCCCGCCGGCGTTCGGTGCTCCTCCGGGAGGCAACCTGCCCGGACCGCCGAACTCCTATGACGAGCGCAATCCGCTGCCGCCGCCGTGGTACCCGCAGCCCGGACCGCCGCCGGCGCCTGCGCCGGGTGTGATCCCGGGTGATCCGATGTCGGGTCCCGCACCGGCCGCTCCGGCACCTGGCCCGGCTCCCGCCGGACCGGCGCTGCCCGCTGAGGTCGGAGGGCAGCCGTGA
- a CDS encoding virulence factor Mce family protein, with amino-acid sequence MRTPDWGRVGRRVAVLSASALILTSCGQWRGVANVPLPGGPGTESGRTTLYVQMPETLALNANSRVRVRDVFVGRVRKIELINWVPTLTVDLEPGIVLPKNTEAKIGQTSLLGSQHIELNPPAKPSEEKLRNGDTIPLAQSSAYPTIERTLAGISGILTGGGIPNIETIQTEVFNILNGRADQIRDFLGRLDTFTDELNQQRNDITRAIDSTNRLLNIVAARNDTLDRVLTEFPPLIQHFADTRDLFADAVTSLGRLSKAADDTLSNSNANLHTNLQNLQRPLKQLARSAPYLVEALKLILTVPFNIENIPKAVRGDYINVSLTIDLTLSSVDNAFLSGTGVSGMLRALEQAWGRDPATMIPDVRFTPNPHDAPGGPLVERGE; translated from the coding sequence ATGAGGACACCTGACTGGGGTCGCGTCGGTCGACGCGTCGCGGTGCTGTCGGCGTCCGCGCTGATCCTCACCTCGTGTGGGCAGTGGCGCGGTGTGGCCAACGTGCCACTGCCGGGTGGGCCGGGCACCGAGTCCGGCCGCACCACGCTCTATGTGCAGATGCCGGAGACGTTGGCGCTCAACGCCAACAGCCGGGTGCGGGTGCGCGACGTGTTCGTCGGCCGGGTCCGCAAGATCGAGCTGATCAACTGGGTACCCACGTTGACCGTCGACCTTGAGCCGGGCATCGTGCTGCCGAAGAACACCGAGGCCAAGATCGGCCAGACCAGCTTGCTGGGTTCGCAGCACATCGAGCTCAACCCGCCGGCGAAGCCGTCCGAGGAGAAGCTGCGCAACGGGGACACCATCCCGCTCGCCCAGTCGTCGGCCTATCCGACGATCGAGCGGACGCTGGCCGGTATCTCGGGCATCCTGACCGGCGGTGGCATCCCGAACATCGAGACCATCCAGACCGAGGTGTTCAACATCCTCAACGGTCGCGCCGATCAGATCCGCGACTTCCTGGGCCGGCTCGACACGTTCACCGATGAGCTCAACCAGCAGCGCAACGACATCACCCGGGCGATCGATTCGACCAACCGGCTGTTGAACATCGTCGCGGCGCGCAACGACACGTTGGACCGGGTGCTCACCGAGTTCCCGCCGCTGATCCAGCACTTCGCCGATACGCGCGATCTGTTCGCCGACGCGGTGACCTCGCTGGGCCGGTTGTCCAAGGCTGCCGACGACACGCTGTCGAACAGCAACGCGAACCTGCACACCAACCTGCAGAACCTGCAGCGTCCGCTCAAGCAGCTGGCGCGGTCGGCCCCGTACCTGGTGGAAGCGCTCAAGCTGATCCTGACGGTGCCGTTCAACATCGAGAACATCCCGAAGGCGGTGCGCGGCGACTACATCAACGTGTCGCTGACGATCGACCTGACGTTGAGCTCGGTGGACAACGCGTTCCTGTCCGGCACCGGTGTCTCGGGCATGCTCCGGGCGCTGGAGCAGGCGTGGGGCCGCGATCCGGCGACGATGATCCCGGACGTCCGGTTCACGCCGAACCCGCACGATGCACCTGGTGGCCCGCTTGTGGAAAGGGGGGAGTGA
- a CDS encoding MCE family protein: MLTRFIKMQLVLFTVLTAIALVVLALVYLRLPTWAGVGMYNLNANLPNSGGLYATANVTYRGTTIGKVTSVEPTEQGAHVRMNIYNQYRVPLDASANVHSVSAVGEQFIDLVSEGGSQGKYFRDGDTIEKGTVPAEVGPSLDAAQRGLAALPKEKIAVLLDETAQAVGGLGPSLQRLVDSTQAIASDFKDNLGPVNDIVENSGPIIDSQVNSGDAISRWAKNLNTLAAQSAQNDAALRSGIQQAAPTADQLNSVFGDVQESLPQTLANLEIVIDMLKRYNKNVEQVLVALPQGGAVAQTATIFAPKGLLHFGLGINMPPPCLTGFLPASEWRSPADTSTAPLPSGLYCKIPKDASNAVRGARNYPCADVPGKRAASPAECRSNEPYQPLGTNPWYGDPNQIRNCPAPAARCDQPVDPGRVIPAPSVNNGLNPLPASQLPPPESTAMRSDPLTAPRGGNVSCSGQQPNPCIYTPAAGSTATYSPSSGEVVGPGGVKYSVTNSNKPGDDGWKEMLAPAS; this comes from the coding sequence TTGCTGACCCGCTTCATCAAGATGCAGCTCGTTCTGTTCACCGTGCTGACGGCGATCGCTCTGGTCGTGCTGGCGCTCGTGTACCTGCGGTTGCCGACGTGGGCCGGGGTCGGGATGTACAACCTGAACGCCAACCTCCCGAACTCGGGCGGCTTGTACGCGACGGCCAACGTCACCTATCGCGGAACGACGATCGGCAAGGTCACCTCTGTCGAGCCCACCGAACAGGGCGCCCATGTCCGGATGAACATCTACAACCAGTACCGGGTGCCGCTCGACGCCAGTGCCAACGTGCACTCGGTGTCGGCGGTCGGTGAGCAGTTCATCGACCTGGTGTCCGAGGGCGGCAGTCAAGGTAAGTACTTCCGCGACGGCGACACCATCGAGAAGGGCACCGTGCCCGCCGAGGTGGGTCCGTCTCTCGACGCCGCCCAGCGTGGCCTGGCGGCGTTGCCGAAGGAGAAGATCGCGGTTCTGCTCGACGAGACGGCTCAGGCCGTCGGTGGCCTCGGCCCGTCACTGCAGCGCCTGGTCGATTCCACCCAGGCGATTGCCAGCGACTTCAAGGACAACCTCGGTCCGGTCAACGACATCGTCGAGAACTCCGGACCGATCATCGACAGCCAGGTGAACTCGGGCGACGCGATCTCGCGGTGGGCCAAGAACCTGAACACGCTGGCGGCGCAGAGCGCTCAGAACGACGCGGCGTTGCGCAGTGGCATCCAGCAGGCGGCTCCGACGGCCGATCAGCTGAACTCGGTGTTCGGGGACGTCCAGGAGTCCCTGCCGCAGACGCTGGCGAACCTGGAAATCGTCATCGACATGCTCAAGCGGTACAACAAGAACGTCGAGCAGGTGTTGGTGGCGTTGCCTCAGGGTGGCGCCGTTGCCCAGACCGCGACGATCTTCGCGCCCAAGGGCCTGCTGCACTTCGGCCTGGGTATCAACATGCCGCCGCCGTGCCTGACCGGGTTCCTGCCCGCGTCCGAGTGGCGTTCGCCTGCGGACACGTCGACGGCGCCGCTGCCGTCGGGCCTGTACTGCAAGATCCCCAAGGACGCGTCGAACGCGGTGCGCGGCGCGCGTAACTATCCGTGTGCCGACGTGCCCGGCAAGCGGGCCGCCTCGCCGGCGGAGTGCCGCAGCAACGAGCCTTACCAGCCGTTGGGCACCAACCCGTGGTACGGCGACCCGAACCAGATCCGCAACTGCCCGGCTCCGGCCGCGCGCTGCGATCAGCCCGTCGATCCGGGCCGGGTCATCCCCGCGCCGTCGGTGAATAATGGGTTGAACCCGTTGCCGGCAAGTCAGCTTCCACCACCGGAATCAACGGCGATGCGCAGCGACCCGCTGACCGCGCCGCGGGGTGGCAATGTGAGTTGTAGTGGACAGCAGCCGAACCCCTGCATCTACACTCCGGCAGCAGGTTCGACCGCCACCTATAGTCCGTCCAGCGGCGAGGTGGTCGGTCCCGGCGGTGTGAAGTACTCCGTCACCAACTCGAATAAACCAGGAGATGACGGATGGAAGGAGATGCTGGCACCAGCCAGCTGA
- a CDS encoding RDD family protein — protein MTAVLDNAGAVSTSGAGADQTRLASWPARAGAFAIDVLAPAGLIVTATLVTQGTPLGKWLWWAVYAGGLVLLVAVSCVNRVLLPALTGWSPGRSVFGIRVVSSTGDAGLGRLLLRDLAHLLDTAAVFLGWLWPLWDSRHRTFADLLTRTEVRRVERPESNVRRRVGAMLLTLALLSGIAVGLGYLLVYRQDRAVDQARAQIADQGPRIVEQLLSYGVDSVDADFSKAQSLTTDNYRQQLVAQQDAVRKAGPTTNDYWAVSSAVLPGITEDTASMLVALQGQRGTNPQELKFITATVRVEFQKSDDHWLVDNLTVLKRPVLNGGGQ, from the coding sequence GTGACCGCTGTGCTGGACAACGCCGGCGCGGTCTCCACCTCGGGGGCCGGGGCGGACCAGACGCGGTTGGCGTCCTGGCCGGCGCGGGCCGGTGCCTTCGCCATCGATGTGCTGGCGCCGGCCGGTCTGATCGTGACGGCCACGCTGGTCACCCAGGGCACGCCGTTGGGCAAGTGGTTGTGGTGGGCGGTGTACGCGGGCGGGCTGGTCCTGCTGGTCGCCGTCTCGTGTGTGAATCGCGTGCTGTTGCCGGCGTTGACGGGCTGGAGTCCGGGACGTTCGGTGTTCGGGATCCGGGTGGTGTCGTCGACCGGTGACGCCGGTCTGGGGCGGCTGCTGCTGCGTGATCTGGCCCATCTGCTGGACACCGCCGCGGTGTTCCTGGGTTGGTTGTGGCCGCTGTGGGATTCGCGCCACCGGACGTTCGCCGATCTACTGACCAGGACCGAGGTGCGTCGCGTCGAGCGGCCCGAGTCCAATGTCCGTCGCCGCGTCGGGGCGATGTTGCTGACGCTCGCGCTGCTCAGCGGAATCGCCGTCGGGCTGGGATATCTGCTGGTGTACCGGCAGGACCGGGCCGTGGACCAGGCCCGCGCGCAGATCGCCGACCAGGGCCCGCGGATCGTCGAGCAACTGTTGAGCTACGGGGTGGATTCCGTCGACGCCGACTTCTCCAAGGCGCAGTCGCTGACCACCGACAACTACCGGCAACAGCTGGTCGCCCAGCAGGACGCGGTCCGCAAGGCCGGGCCGACCACCAACGACTACTGGGCCGTGAGCAGCGCGGTGCTGCCTGGCATCACCGAGGACACGGCCTCGATGCTGGTGGCGCTGCAGGGTCAGCGGGGCACCAACCCCCAGGAGCTGAAGTTCATCACCGCGACGGTGCGGGTGGAATTCCAGAAGTCGGACGACCACTGGCTCGTCGACAACCTGACGGTGCTCAAACGGCCGGTGCTGAACGGAGGCGGACAGTGA
- a CDS encoding mammalian cell entry protein, translating to MSPRRRIEPDERDYFAVEPKEPKEPIRWGLPIVGMISALIIAAAIVGSSLILVRHESDRRAEIKTAGALDYVREFMTVYTTLDPYHANDYADRIASQATGDFRKMFQEKQNEIVVQVARAEPTEGSVLDAGVQRWNDNGSADVLVATKISTRTPDGKSVVESGSRWIATTIWEGQQWKISQLIQVI from the coding sequence GTGAGCCCGCGTCGTCGGATCGAGCCCGACGAGCGCGACTACTTCGCCGTCGAGCCCAAGGAACCCAAAGAGCCGATCCGCTGGGGTCTGCCGATCGTCGGGATGATCTCGGCCCTGATCATCGCGGCTGCCATCGTGGGCAGCTCGCTGATCCTGGTGCGGCACGAATCGGATCGCCGGGCGGAGATCAAGACCGCGGGCGCGTTGGACTACGTGCGCGAGTTCATGACGGTCTACACGACGCTGGATCCCTACCACGCCAACGACTATGCCGACCGCATCGCGTCGCAGGCGACCGGTGATTTCCGAAAGATGTTCCAGGAGAAGCAGAACGAGATCGTCGTTCAGGTGGCGCGGGCCGAGCCGACCGAAGGTTCGGTACTCGATGCCGGTGTCCAGCGATGGAACGACAACGGCAGCGCCGACGTTCTGGTCGCTACGAAGATCAGTACCCGAACCCCTGACGGAAAGTCCGTGGTGGAAAGCGGCAGCCGTTGGATTGCGACGACGATTTGGGAAGGACAGCAGTGGAAGATCAGCCAGCTGATTCAGGTGATCTGA
- a CDS encoding mammalian cell entry protein, translating into MEDQPADSGDLTTGEPDKPRRRLRFGRRRRAEAVPEETVPETDSESDSETDSESEAEGTPERRTPVGKTRRKAGTEAESDVEPEPTAEPDVEPEADADAEVDAEVDDVATGSEESGAEADEAESSESDSGEAESDDDVVLVPHREAGKRLTYFAAGAAVVFVAAGAFGGAMLQPYLADRALVATKLQVARTSADAITTLWTYNPDNIESLPDRAAKYLSGDFANQYRQLIDTLVPTNKQAQVTNNTEVMGTAVETISRDEATAIVYTNTVSTSPVTKNVPSLRYMSYRLILQRTDGQWRITQMPALTQLDLSPQL; encoded by the coding sequence GTGGAAGATCAGCCAGCTGATTCAGGTGATCTGACCACCGGCGAGCCTGACAAGCCGCGCCGCAGACTGCGTTTCGGGCGGCGGCGCCGTGCCGAGGCGGTGCCTGAGGAGACGGTGCCGGAAACCGATTCGGAATCTGACTCCGAAACCGACTCGGAATCCGAGGCCGAGGGCACTCCGGAACGTCGTACCCCGGTGGGCAAGACCCGTCGCAAGGCGGGGACCGAGGCCGAAAGCGATGTCGAGCCGGAGCCGACGGCTGAGCCGGACGTCGAGCCGGAGGCTGACGCCGACGCCGAGGTTGACGCTGAAGTTGACGACGTGGCGACGGGCTCTGAGGAGTCCGGCGCTGAAGCGGATGAGGCGGAATCGAGCGAATCGGATTCGGGCGAGGCTGAATCCGATGACGACGTAGTTCTCGTTCCGCACCGTGAGGCGGGCAAGCGCCTGACGTATTTTGCGGCAGGCGCTGCGGTGGTGTTCGTGGCGGCAGGTGCGTTCGGCGGTGCGATGCTGCAGCCGTACCTGGCCGACCGGGCGTTGGTGGCGACCAAACTGCAAGTGGCACGGACGTCGGCCGACGCGATCACCACGTTGTGGACCTACAACCCGGACAACATCGAAAGCTTGCCGGACCGGGCCGCGAAGTACCTGTCGGGCGACTTCGCCAACCAGTACCGGCAATTGATCGACACCCTCGTGCCGACCAACAAGCAGGCACAGGTCACCAACAACACCGAGGTGATGGGTACCGCGGTGGAGACCATCAGCCGCGATGAGGCGACTGCGATCGTCTACACGAACACGGTGTCGACGAGCCCGGTTACCAAGAACGTCCCGTCCCTGCGGTACATGTCCTATCGGCTGATACTGCAGCGCACAGATGGACAGTGGCGCATCACCCAGATGCCGGCGTTGACCCAATTGGACCTGTCGCCGCAGCTGTAG